The Pirellulimonas nuda genome includes a region encoding these proteins:
- a CDS encoding pyridoxal phosphate-dependent aminotransferase, with amino-acid sequence MHPWIAQRTQYVDSSGIRKVFDLAAKMRNPINLSIGQPDFPVPDAVKEAAIAAIREDRNGYSLTQGMGCLRDKLQAEVDQQLGHADRRVLVTSGTSGALVLAMLALVDPGDEVICLDPYFVMYPALSQMVGGKIVKVDSYPKFRIDIDKLRAAITPRTKLILFNSPSNPTGVVATQAEARAVAELAAERNIALLSDEIYRRFCYDAPLASPAHWNDRTIVTDAFSKAYGITGWRIGFMHGPAELIEKMTMLQQYTFVCAPHPLQYGAAAAMDVDMQEHIDAYRVRRNRLVSGLRDLGYEVNDPGGAFYAFPKVPDGKGTATEFVARCIERELLVIPGGIFSGKDTHFRISYAAPIKTIDRGLEVLGKLR; translated from the coding sequence ATGCATCCCTGGATCGCCCAACGCACCCAGTACGTCGACAGCTCTGGCATCCGCAAGGTATTCGACCTTGCCGCCAAGATGCGAAACCCAATCAACCTCTCTATCGGGCAGCCAGACTTCCCGGTGCCCGACGCGGTCAAAGAGGCCGCGATTGCCGCGATCCGTGAGGACCGCAATGGGTACAGCCTGACGCAGGGAATGGGTTGCCTGCGGGACAAGCTGCAAGCGGAGGTCGATCAACAACTGGGCCATGCCGACCGACGCGTGCTCGTCACCAGCGGCACCAGCGGCGCCTTGGTGTTGGCGATGCTCGCTCTCGTGGATCCCGGCGACGAGGTAATCTGCCTCGACCCGTACTTTGTGATGTACCCCGCCCTGTCACAGATGGTGGGCGGGAAGATCGTGAAGGTGGATTCCTACCCAAAATTCCGCATCGATATCGATAAGCTGCGCGCCGCGATTACGCCACGCACCAAACTCATCTTGTTCAACAGCCCGTCGAACCCTACCGGCGTTGTCGCTACGCAGGCCGAAGCCCGGGCGGTTGCGGAGCTGGCGGCCGAGCGAAACATTGCACTTCTCTCAGACGAGATCTACCGACGGTTCTGCTACGACGCGCCGCTCGCCAGCCCCGCGCACTGGAACGACCGAACCATCGTCACCGACGCGTTTAGCAAGGCTTACGGAATTACCGGGTGGCGGATCGGCTTTATGCATGGGCCGGCAGAACTAATCGAGAAGATGACCATGCTGCAGCAGTACACCTTCGTCTGCGCCCCGCACCCGCTGCAGTACGGGGCGGCGGCGGCCATGGACGTGGACATGCAAGAGCACATCGACGCCTACCGAGTGCGGCGGAACCGGCTCGTCTCGGGGCTCCGCGACCTTGGCTATGAGGTCAACGACCCCGGGGGGGCTTTCTATGCCTTTCCGAAAGTCCCGGATGGGAAGGGCACGGCTACCGAGTTCGTGGCGCGCTGCATCGAGCGGGAGCTGCTGGTGATCCCCGGCGGGATCTTCAGCGGGAAGGACACCCATTTCCGCATCAGCTATGCCGCCCCGATCAAAACCATCGACCGCGGGCTGGAGGTGCTGGGAAAACTCCGGTGA
- a CDS encoding DMT family transporter produces the protein MPYLSFAAICLLFGSNFILMSEAKMALGPMVIGLGRVIGAAAVLVPLWWMRSSREVVPRHRWPALAWVALLATAYPYAIQPLLIARAHNHSFFGALVSLTPLATIAVSIPMLGVWPSSRQLLGVLGGFGFLALLVFDGIDRSMEWWVLLLGVSIPCCYATANTYLKRTLADLPSLSVTSGMMVMSAAMLVPFAAAEPKMPWPRPEHPEQWVASLAAVAVLGVLGTGVTMWLFVGLVQQHGPLFAGMTTYVVPLVAVLWGAFDREKITLYQMVSIFGVLSMVALVQYGMVGATQRLEQTGDLSERLPRVR, from the coding sequence ATGCCCTACCTTTCGTTCGCCGCGATCTGCCTGCTCTTCGGATCAAACTTCATCTTGATGTCCGAAGCAAAAATGGCACTTGGCCCCATGGTCATCGGCTTGGGGCGGGTGATTGGCGCTGCGGCGGTGCTGGTCCCGCTCTGGTGGATGAGATCTAGCCGCGAGGTCGTGCCTCGCCACCGCTGGCCCGCGCTCGCCTGGGTGGCGTTGCTGGCCACTGCGTACCCGTACGCTATCCAGCCCCTGCTGATCGCGAGGGCGCACAACCACAGTTTCTTTGGCGCCCTGGTATCCTTGACGCCGCTAGCGACGATCGCGGTCTCCATTCCTATGCTCGGGGTCTGGCCATCCTCCCGACAGTTGCTCGGCGTCCTAGGAGGTTTTGGGTTCCTCGCCCTCCTGGTCTTTGACGGGATTGATAGGTCGATGGAATGGTGGGTGCTGCTGTTGGGCGTCTCGATTCCCTGTTGCTACGCTACCGCCAATACCTACCTCAAGAGGACGCTGGCGGACCTGCCATCGCTCTCCGTCACCTCGGGCATGATGGTCATGTCGGCCGCCATGCTCGTCCCGTTCGCTGCTGCGGAGCCCAAGATGCCCTGGCCACGGCCTGAGCACCCCGAACAGTGGGTCGCCTCGCTTGCCGCGGTCGCCGTGCTGGGCGTTCTGGGCACAGGGGTCACCATGTGGCTGTTCGTCGGCTTGGTGCAACAGCATGGCCCGCTGTTCGCGGGGATGACGACCTACGTGGTCCCGCTGGTGGCGGTGTTGTGGGGCGCATTCGACCGCGAGAAGATCACTCTCTATCAGATGGTGTCGATTTTCGGCGTGCTTTCGATGGTCGCTCTGGTGCAATACGGGATGGTCGGCGCGACCCAACGGTTGGAGCAAACAGGCGATTTATCGGAGCGGCTTCCACGCGTAAGATAG
- a CDS encoding DUF11 domain-containing protein, with amino-acid sequence MAVAMLSACQSSRFALDQHPGSDNRLAASRNASPPRGNVDYATTQNTVAQAAYIESSPSDCIGGCEAPAACPTGSFGNGCCPSCAPCAPCNGPTPSDEIICDGGDYGPEVGVRADWTIDGLGQQDTVAHYDTLDGQVLVEPSNRVCIYAPRFGAVRRVVSLVEDEQRIRLGAMVEDIQPVRADDVLEPSTTLQNLQPIAKIGELPPGLLLQRQQAGEMEARVVIREVRDMIKPYCNVQVVKLGLVDNAEKPWLAKSALAALTWTGDQAVQVTIGGKSVQAFTSALQPGVLYGLEEPEPCLRLIKLASTDHAKPGEIVEFTLRFDNVGGQTIGNVTIVDNLATRLEYVPDSASSSIAAGFSTSENGQGSLVLRWEIKDPLEAGKGGVLQFKARVR; translated from the coding sequence GTGGCCGTGGCGATGCTTTCCGCCTGTCAGTCGTCGCGGTTCGCGCTCGATCAGCATCCCGGATCCGATAACCGGCTCGCCGCGTCGCGGAACGCGTCGCCTCCCCGCGGCAACGTGGACTATGCAACCACGCAGAACACCGTAGCCCAGGCAGCTTATATCGAGTCGTCTCCGAGTGATTGCATCGGTGGGTGCGAAGCCCCCGCTGCCTGCCCGACCGGCTCGTTCGGCAACGGCTGCTGCCCTTCTTGCGCACCGTGCGCCCCATGCAACGGACCAACTCCCAGCGACGAGATCATCTGCGACGGCGGCGATTACGGCCCGGAGGTCGGCGTGCGTGCCGATTGGACCATCGACGGCCTGGGGCAGCAGGACACAGTTGCCCACTACGACACACTGGACGGCCAGGTGCTAGTGGAGCCAAGCAACCGGGTTTGCATCTACGCACCACGTTTCGGTGCGGTGCGTCGTGTAGTCTCACTCGTGGAGGACGAGCAGCGTATCCGGCTTGGCGCCATGGTTGAAGACATTCAGCCGGTCCGAGCCGACGACGTGCTAGAACCCAGCACAACGCTGCAGAACTTGCAGCCGATCGCCAAGATCGGCGAGCTGCCACCAGGGCTGCTGCTCCAGCGCCAACAAGCCGGCGAGATGGAAGCCAGGGTTGTCATCCGCGAAGTGCGCGACATGATCAAGCCCTACTGCAACGTCCAAGTCGTGAAACTCGGTTTGGTCGACAATGCGGAGAAGCCTTGGCTTGCCAAGAGCGCGCTTGCCGCACTGACCTGGACCGGCGATCAGGCCGTCCAGGTAACCATCGGCGGGAAGTCGGTTCAGGCGTTCACGTCGGCGCTCCAGCCAGGCGTTCTGTACGGCCTCGAGGAGCCCGAACCCTGCTTGCGACTTATCAAACTCGCCTCGACAGACCACGCCAAGCCGGGCGAGATCGTCGAGTTTACGCTGCGGTTCGACAATGTGGGCGGTCAGACGATAGGCAACGTGACCATCGTTGACAATCTTGCTACCCGGCTCGAGTACGTGCCGGACTCCGCCTCGTCGAGCATTGCAGCGGGCTTCTCGACCAGCGAGAACGGCCAGGGATCGCTCGTCCTTCGGTGGGAGATCAAAGACCCACTCGAAGCTGGCAAGGGTGGCGTCCTCCAGTTCAAAGCGCGCGTTCGTTAG
- the pdxA gene encoding 4-hydroxythreonine-4-phosphate dehydrogenase PdxA: protein MRPRILITAGDPNGIGPEVIAAAWSDERLHTSCLPVAVGPPGVLRQAVKLLDAPVEVEETAVLSDGYARSRPDRMPCLAVGPNDLRPTPGQITAIGGEVAFGAVTAAVEHALQNACDAIVTAPLSKAALHAAGKIYPGHTELLAELCGVQDFAMMLYLPPGEQIEGAFGLGVVHVTLHTSLRSVPDLLSIDAIAAKCRLAHRALQRLGAAQPRVAVAALNPHGGESGLFGDEESRVIAPAVACVRAEGLLVSGPYPTDTLMMRARHGEFDAVVAMYHDQGHIALKLLGMHAAVNITLGLPIVRTSVAHGTAPDLAWKGQAEPAGLIAAARTAALLAATR from the coding sequence ATGCGACCGAGGATACTGATCACCGCAGGAGATCCCAATGGCATTGGACCAGAGGTGATTGCCGCCGCATGGTCCGATGAACGTCTGCACACTTCATGTCTCCCCGTGGCGGTCGGCCCGCCAGGAGTCCTTCGGCAGGCAGTGAAGCTGCTCGACGCGCCCGTCGAGGTAGAGGAGACGGCGGTACTCTCTGACGGATACGCTCGCAGCCGCCCCGACCGGATGCCCTGCTTGGCCGTTGGGCCGAACGACCTCCGCCCTACCCCGGGCCAGATCACTGCGATCGGCGGAGAAGTTGCCTTTGGCGCCGTGACAGCGGCGGTGGAACACGCGTTGCAAAATGCGTGCGACGCGATCGTCACCGCGCCGCTAAGCAAGGCGGCCCTGCACGCGGCCGGCAAGATCTACCCGGGGCATACGGAGCTGCTGGCGGAACTATGCGGCGTGCAAGACTTTGCCATGATGCTCTACCTCCCTCCCGGAGAGCAGATCGAAGGCGCCTTTGGCCTTGGGGTGGTGCACGTGACGCTGCACACGTCGCTGCGGAGCGTGCCCGATCTGCTTTCAATCGATGCCATCGCCGCGAAATGTCGGCTCGCGCACCGAGCCCTGCAGCGGCTTGGCGCCGCTCAGCCGCGGGTCGCCGTAGCCGCCCTTAATCCGCACGGGGGTGAGTCTGGTCTGTTTGGCGATGAAGAATCCCGCGTCATTGCCCCGGCGGTGGCTTGCGTGCGTGCAGAGGGCTTGCTCGTCAGCGGGCCGTACCCGACCGACACACTGATGATGCGGGCACGGCACGGCGAGTTCGACGCGGTTGTGGCGATGTACCACGACCAAGGGCATATCGCTCTGAAACTCTTGGGTATGCACGCTGCCGTGAATATTACGCTGGGGCTCCCTATTGTCCGCACGAGCGTCGCCCACGGCACCGCGCCCGACCTAGCCTGGAAAGGTCAAGCAGAACCGGCGGGTCTCATCGCCGCGGCCCGCACCGCAGCACTGCTAGCAGCCACACGCTAG
- a CDS encoding YheT family hydrolase — MCLSYPYRDYSAVQQLVSLDDGDRLVLHDDCPDDWRPGQRVAVLVHGLGGTHNSPYVRRLAEKLNDLGTRTFRLDLRGCGVGEDHSRGGAHGASWPDLAAAVEHVAVLCPDSPTALVGYSLGGALALNLAGELGSGKCGNLTSVFAVCPPLDLLSLGRRFRGFPARIYDRHFCDMMWRHITRRVESMANPPVIDLTRRPRTLRKLDEWVIAPFHGYADVLEYYSHANAGPRLASINIPTRIVLAADDPVIPIEPLEHYPRSSHVEAFITPSGGHVGFVGRPGEDADTRWIDWRVAEWMMDQPEWAVGGVTNTLVAVG; from the coding sequence ATGTGCCTCTCCTACCCGTACCGCGATTACTCGGCCGTTCAGCAGCTGGTGAGCCTCGATGACGGTGATCGTCTCGTGTTGCACGACGATTGTCCCGATGATTGGCGCCCTGGACAACGCGTAGCGGTTCTCGTGCACGGGCTCGGCGGCACTCATAATAGCCCCTACGTCCGACGCTTGGCGGAGAAGCTCAACGATTTAGGAACGCGGACGTTTCGACTTGATCTTCGCGGGTGTGGCGTAGGCGAAGACCACTCTCGCGGCGGAGCACACGGCGCCAGTTGGCCCGATCTTGCGGCGGCGGTCGAGCACGTCGCGGTCTTGTGCCCAGACTCGCCGACCGCGCTCGTCGGCTACTCGCTGGGAGGAGCGCTCGCTCTGAACTTGGCGGGAGAACTTGGGTCCGGAAAGTGCGGCAACCTGACCTCGGTGTTCGCCGTTTGCCCTCCGCTCGATTTGCTGTCGCTGGGGCGTCGGTTCCGCGGGTTCCCCGCCCGAATCTATGATCGCCATTTCTGCGATATGATGTGGCGACACATCACGCGTCGGGTCGAATCGATGGCTAACCCGCCCGTAATTGACCTCACGCGCAGACCGCGGACGCTGAGGAAGCTAGACGAATGGGTAATCGCGCCGTTCCACGGCTATGCGGACGTGCTGGAGTACTATTCTCACGCCAATGCGGGGCCCCGGTTGGCATCGATCAACATCCCGACCAGGATTGTGTTGGCGGCCGACGACCCGGTGATCCCGATCGAGCCCCTCGAGCACTATCCACGTAGCTCCCACGTTGAGGCCTTTATTACGCCAAGCGGCGGGCACGTTGGCTTCGTCGGCCGACCCGGCGAGGACGCCGACACGCGTTGGATCGACTGGCGCGTCGCCGAGTGGATGATGGACCAGCCAGAGTGGGCGGTAGGCGGGGTCACGAACACTCTCGTGGCCGTTGGCTAA
- a CDS encoding ZIP family metal transporter, whose protein sequence is MPAVVLMYYCVLIVAISVLGGMLPTWLRLTHQWMECAVSCVAGVMLGVALLHLLPHAVLIAVQVASQQADPTAAPTASPITGISMVFGVCLLGFLAMFFVERFFCFHHHDVPSDAPDQAGGATDRFECDSHDHAHTDHVHDISWTGASFGLAVHSIVAGIGLAASVAHEASVSSLPGVGAFLAIFLHKPFDSMTISTLMAKGGYSPAWRAIANGAFALSIPLGVAIFYVGAPLGADESGLGVSYSLAFAAGMFLCISMSDLLPELQFHHHDRLKLSAALLLGLGIAIAAARVETLAHRHPPTAAAPDRLPAGR, encoded by the coding sequence GTGCCCGCCGTTGTCTTGATGTACTACTGTGTCCTGATCGTGGCGATCAGCGTCCTCGGTGGCATGCTCCCCACGTGGCTGCGTTTGACGCATCAATGGATGGAGTGCGCGGTGAGCTGCGTCGCCGGCGTGATGCTGGGCGTCGCCCTGTTGCACCTGTTGCCACACGCGGTGCTAATCGCGGTGCAAGTGGCCTCTCAGCAGGCAGATCCGACCGCCGCCCCCACCGCTTCCCCGATCACCGGCATCTCGATGGTGTTCGGAGTGTGTCTTCTAGGATTCTTGGCGATGTTCTTCGTTGAGCGGTTCTTCTGCTTCCACCACCACGATGTCCCGTCGGACGCGCCCGATCAAGCAGGCGGGGCGACGGACCGTTTCGAGTGTGACTCGCACGATCACGCTCACACCGACCATGTGCATGATATCTCCTGGACCGGCGCATCGTTTGGGCTGGCGGTTCACAGCATCGTCGCCGGCATCGGCCTCGCCGCCAGCGTGGCTCACGAAGCCTCGGTAAGCTCGCTTCCGGGGGTCGGCGCCTTTCTAGCGATCTTCTTGCACAAGCCGTTTGATTCGATGACCATCAGCACGCTGATGGCCAAGGGGGGCTATTCGCCTGCGTGGCGGGCGATTGCAAACGGGGCGTTCGCGCTGTCGATCCCGCTTGGCGTCGCCATTTTCTATGTCGGCGCCCCGCTGGGGGCTGATGAATCGGGCTTGGGCGTGAGTTATTCGCTCGCCTTCGCCGCGGGGATGTTCTTGTGCATCTCAATGAGCGACCTGCTCCCTGAACTGCAGTTTCATCACCACGACCGACTCAAGCTGTCCGCCGCGCTGCTCTTAGGGCTTGGCATCGCAATCGCAGCGGCGCGGGTCGAAACGCTGGCACATAGGCATCCGCCAACGGCGGCCGCCCCGGATCGATTGCCAGCCGGGCGTTAG
- the dtd gene encoding D-aminoacyl-tRNA deacylase gives MRSVIQRVSEARVTVDDQVVGQVGAGLLVLLGVGPDDGESQVEWMAEKLVGLRVFEDEHGKMNRSLLDVRGAMLIVSQFTLLGDCRKGRRPSFVNAAPPELAERLYDSFVRAVGRRGVETAAGKFRRQMQVALVNDGPVTLIVDSPEPGGAGDD, from the coding sequence ATGCGAAGCGTCATTCAGCGTGTGAGCGAGGCCCGCGTGACGGTAGACGACCAGGTCGTAGGTCAGGTCGGCGCTGGGCTGCTTGTGCTGCTGGGAGTTGGCCCAGACGACGGCGAAAGCCAGGTCGAGTGGATGGCGGAGAAGCTGGTCGGGCTGCGCGTTTTCGAGGATGAGCACGGGAAGATGAATCGATCCCTGCTCGACGTACGAGGCGCGATGCTCATCGTGAGCCAATTCACGCTGCTTGGCGATTGTCGCAAGGGGCGCCGGCCAAGCTTCGTCAATGCCGCGCCGCCGGAGCTGGCCGAGAGGCTCTATGACAGTTTCGTGCGGGCGGTCGGTCGACGGGGCGTTGAGACGGCCGCGGGAAAATTCCGCCGCCAGATGCAAGTCGCTTTGGTGAACGACGGTCCCGTGACGCTGATAGTCGACTCGCCAGAACCTGGCGGGGCGGGCGACGATTAG
- a CDS encoding metal-dependent hydrolase, protein MADFKTHVTFSGVLGCGYTAAGLMTGVPPATAFVAGGLCGVSGMLPDIDSDSGRPRREAMSFAAAIVPMLLVDRFRQLELSHDCMVLFAAVLYVGIRFVGARLIGRWSVHRGMFHSIPAALIFAGLAFLIAGATDLQMRYFKAFGVFIGVISHLVLDEVYSVDMRGIRPKLKKSFGTAVKFWGNDSWANFSTYAKLVAVFLAILSEPMVLQRIEMRNPRLANRIREYREDLGFNGRDPSDGVATQPSVAPPGAAATYYPPANPQGWAPQGSTGGFSPPPPGFAPNAVAPPAQNNWGDWPR, encoded by the coding sequence ATGGCAGACTTCAAGACACACGTCACGTTCAGCGGCGTACTAGGCTGTGGCTACACCGCGGCTGGACTGATGACCGGTGTCCCGCCTGCGACCGCCTTTGTTGCGGGTGGCCTCTGCGGCGTAAGCGGGATGCTGCCGGACATCGATAGCGACTCCGGTCGGCCGCGGCGCGAGGCGATGAGCTTCGCCGCAGCCATCGTGCCGATGCTGCTTGTCGATCGGTTTCGGCAACTCGAGCTGTCGCACGACTGCATGGTGCTCTTTGCTGCGGTACTTTACGTCGGGATCCGCTTCGTTGGCGCGCGACTCATCGGTCGCTGGAGCGTCCATCGCGGCATGTTTCACAGCATCCCGGCCGCGCTCATTTTCGCAGGCCTGGCGTTCCTAATCGCCGGCGCCACCGACCTTCAGATGCGCTACTTCAAGGCCTTTGGCGTCTTCATCGGCGTCATCAGCCACTTGGTGCTCGACGAGGTGTATAGCGTTGATATGCGAGGGATCCGTCCCAAGTTGAAGAAGTCGTTCGGCACCGCCGTAAAGTTCTGGGGCAATGACAGTTGGGCGAACTTCTCGACCTACGCCAAACTTGTCGCGGTGTTCCTCGCGATTCTCAGCGAGCCGATGGTGCTTCAGAGAATCGAGATGCGTAATCCTCGTTTGGCCAACCGGATCCGCGAATACCGAGAGGACCTGGGCTTCAATGGGCGCGACCCTAGCGATGGCGTGGCGACTCAACCCTCCGTGGCGCCCCCAGGGGCCGCGGCAACTTACTACCCCCCCGCCAATCCGCAGGGTTGGGCCCCGCAAGGGAGCACGGGGGGATTCTCGCCCCCACCGCCCGGCTTCGCCCCCAACGCGGTTGCGCCGCCGGCTCAAAACAACTGGGGCGATTGGCCCCGCTAA
- a CDS encoding CvpA family protein gives MHRSISAGLQPCRRGRFAMQPYDYLMLMVLAGLTLYGYSKGMAWQVAYLASLVVSYFVAVKFADQIKPLFGDSEPFNKFLAMLAIYIATSLGIWILFRYVRGIIDRVRLESFDHQMGAIIGFGRGVLWCVGLTFFAVGLLPQTQKQQIIESHSGRYIAVLLDRTDSMVPPEIHQVIGPVIHTIEQRLDPNAVGHGVAADQTPAGAGFGWPTSAAQPTNQPAPAAASQPGGPFGWPSSQPPQGGGSGNNFGWPSAQQNPGGSWPNQ, from the coding sequence ATGCACCGTTCGATTTCCGCTGGCCTCCAACCCTGCCGACGCGGCCGATTTGCGATGCAGCCCTACGACTACTTGATGCTCATGGTTCTGGCCGGGCTGACGCTCTATGGATACTCCAAGGGGATGGCCTGGCAGGTCGCGTACTTGGCGTCGCTGGTCGTCAGCTACTTCGTCGCCGTCAAGTTTGCCGACCAGATCAAGCCGCTGTTTGGCGACTCCGAACCGTTCAACAAGTTCTTGGCGATGCTGGCGATCTACATCGCCACGAGCCTGGGGATCTGGATCCTCTTCCGCTACGTCCGCGGGATCATCGATCGGGTTCGCCTGGAGAGCTTCGATCATCAGATGGGCGCCATTATCGGGTTCGGTCGCGGCGTGCTGTGGTGCGTCGGTCTGACGTTCTTTGCCGTTGGGTTGCTTCCTCAGACGCAGAAGCAGCAGATCATCGAGTCCCACAGCGGACGGTACATCGCCGTGCTGCTGGATCGCACCGACTCGATGGTGCCTCCGGAGATCCACCAAGTAATCGGACCGGTCATTCATACGATCGAACAGCGGCTCGATCCAAACGCGGTCGGACACGGCGTGGCCGCCGATCAAACGCCCGCCGGCGCCGGATTCGGCTGGCCGACCTCGGCGGCCCAACCGACCAACCAGCCAGCTCCGGCTGCGGCGTCGCAACCCGGCGGGCCGTTCGGCTGGCCATCCTCACAGCCACCGCAGGGGGGGGGATCCGGCAACAACTTCGGATGGCCCTCGGCCCAGCAGAACCCCGGTGGAAGCTGGCCGAATCAATGA
- a CDS encoding M50 family metallopeptidase, with protein sequence MRRLLLAVPAAAWCWLAMMFVHELGHVVAGWLTGGRIAHVELRPGRLSHTLVLPNPWPTAVVWSGIIVGWLTPQIALALRPICWMRIGLVAEFWAGFCLLAGGVYLAVGGGTPLTDTEQLVALGWPLPMLIAIGAAVAVIGYVRARSASVRFYKDIRDRDVGLDEVAFWWWWLVAWCVGQSIVASLVC encoded by the coding sequence GTGCGTCGCTTATTGCTGGCCGTCCCGGCAGCGGCCTGGTGCTGGCTCGCGATGATGTTCGTCCACGAACTGGGGCACGTCGTCGCTGGCTGGCTGACCGGCGGCCGCATAGCGCACGTTGAGCTCCGGCCGGGCCGTCTGTCGCACACGCTGGTTCTCCCCAACCCTTGGCCGACCGCAGTCGTTTGGTCGGGGATCATTGTCGGCTGGCTGACGCCGCAGATCGCGCTGGCGCTGCGACCGATTTGTTGGATGCGGATCGGCTTGGTCGCCGAATTCTGGGCCGGCTTCTGTCTGCTCGCCGGCGGCGTCTATCTTGCCGTGGGTGGCGGCACGCCCCTGACGGACACGGAGCAGCTGGTCGCGCTGGGCTGGCCGCTGCCTATGCTGATCGCGATCGGCGCCGCCGTAGCGGTGATCGGATACGTTCGAGCTCGCTCGGCGAGCGTCCGCTTCTACAAAGATATTCGCGATCGAGATGTGGGACTCGATGAGGTCGCGTTCTGGTGGTGGTGGCTAGTCGCTTGGTGCGTCGGCCAGTCGATCGTGGCGAGCTTGGTCTGTTAG
- a CDS encoding acetyl-CoA carboxylase carboxyltransferase subunit alpha, whose product MTLQLEFELPIQQLEAQIAEVEHKQDKSPADRERVRELRKQLMESTRRVYGDLDPWDTVRVARLSDRPKFTDYVDLAFDEFVELHGDKFFGDDRALRTGFAKLDQYKVMLVGHHKGKTFKERTECFFGCAHPEGYRKAMGKMRMAAKYGLPIICLIDTPGAYPGIGAEERGQAQVIAESMLEMSRLPTPIICVVIGEGGSGGALGIGVGDRVAMLEHAYYSVISPEGCAGILWKSHDFADRAARALRLTSKHLKGFGVVDDIIEEPVGGAHRDHYQMAGRLKMYLARCLKELGELPTDQLLQQRYDKFRKMGQFFEGA is encoded by the coding sequence ATGACGCTACAGCTCGAGTTCGAGTTGCCCATCCAGCAACTCGAAGCGCAGATCGCAGAAGTCGAACACAAGCAGGACAAATCGCCGGCAGATCGCGAGCGCGTGCGCGAGCTGCGCAAGCAGCTCATGGAGTCGACCCGCCGCGTCTACGGCGATCTCGACCCCTGGGACACCGTCCGCGTCGCCCGTCTGTCCGATCGTCCTAAGTTCACAGACTATGTCGACCTCGCGTTTGACGAGTTTGTTGAGCTGCACGGCGACAAGTTCTTTGGGGACGACCGCGCCTTGCGGACAGGATTCGCGAAACTCGACCAATACAAGGTGATGCTCGTCGGGCACCACAAGGGCAAGACCTTTAAAGAGCGGACCGAGTGCTTCTTTGGTTGCGCCCACCCGGAGGGTTACCGCAAGGCGATGGGCAAGATGCGGATGGCGGCCAAGTACGGGCTGCCCATCATCTGCTTGATCGACACGCCGGGCGCCTATCCGGGGATCGGCGCCGAGGAGCGCGGCCAAGCCCAGGTTATCGCGGAGAGCATGCTGGAGATGTCGCGGCTTCCGACGCCGATCATCTGCGTCGTCATCGGCGAAGGCGGATCTGGGGGCGCGTTGGGCATCGGCGTCGGCGACCGCGTCGCCATGCTGGAGCACGCATACTATTCCGTAATCAGCCCCGAGGGCTGCGCCGGGATCCTTTGGAAGAGCCACGACTTCGCCGACCGCGCCGCCCGGGCGCTACGGCTGACCTCCAAGCACCTGAAGGGATTCGGAGTGGTCGACGACATCATCGAGGAGCCTGTGGGCGGCGCGCACCGCGATCACTACCAGATGGCCGGCCGGCTGAAGATGTATCTGGCGCGTTGCCTGAAAGAGCTGGGCGAGTTGCCGACCGATCAGCTCCTGCAGCAGCGGTACGACAAGTTCCGCAAGATGGGTCAATTCTTTGAGGGCGCGTAG